A single genomic interval of Procambarus clarkii isolate CNS0578487 chromosome 17, FALCON_Pclarkii_2.0, whole genome shotgun sequence harbors:
- the LOC138365706 gene encoding mucin-22-like yields MQQVEAGGCSRWKPVDAAGGSRWMQQVEAGGCSRWKPVDAAGGSRWMQQVEEDCGTRMAVSVKGTVVSVKGTVVSVKGTVVSVKGTVVSVKGTVVSVKGTVVSVKGTVVSVKGTVVSVKGTVGTVVSVMGTVGTVVSVKGTVGTVVSVKGTVGTVVSVKGTVGTVVSVKGTVVSVKGTVGTVVSVKGTVGTVVSVKGTVGTAVSVKGTVVSVKGTVGTVVSVKGTVGTAVSVKGTVVSVKGTVGTAVSVKGTVVSVKGTVGMVVSVKGTVGTAVSVKGTVGMTVSVKGTVGTVVSVKGTVGTAVSVKGTVGTVVSVKGTVGTAVSVKGTVVSVKGTVGMVVSVKGTVGTAVSVKGTVGMTVSVKGTVGTVVSVKGTVGTVVSVKGTVGTAVSVKSTVGTTVSVKGTVGTAVSVKGTVGTEVHVKGTVGTEVHVKGTVGTEVHV; encoded by the exons ATGCAGCAGGTGGAAGCCGGTGGATGCAGCAGGTGGAAGCCGGTGGATGCAGCAGGTGGAAGCCGGTGGATGCAGCAGGTGGAAGCCGGTGGATGCAGCAGGTGGAAGCCGGTGGATGCAGCAGGTGGAAGCCGGTGGATGCAGCAGGTGGAGGAAGACTGTGGAACCC GTATGGCAGTGTCTGTGAAGGGTACGGTAGTGTCTGTGAAGGGTACGGTAGTGTCTGTGAAGGGTACGGTAGTGTCTGTGAAGGGTACGGTAGTGTCTGTGAAGGGTACGGTAGTGTCTGTGAAGGGTACGGTAGTGTCTGTGAAGGGTACGGTAGTGTCTGTGAAGGGTACGGTAGTGTCTGTGAAGGGAACAGTGGGTACGGTAGTGTCTGTGATGGGTACAGTGGGTACGGTAGTGTCTGTGAAGGGTACAGTGGGTACGGTAGTGTCTGTGAAGGGTACAGTGGGTACGGTAGTGTCTGTGAAGGGTACAGTGGGTACGGTAGTGTCTGTGAAGGGTACGGTAGTGTCTGTGAAGGGTACAGTGGGTACGGTAGTGTCTGTGAAGGGTACAGTGGGTACGGTAGTGTCTGTGAAGGGTACAGTGGGTACGGCAGTGTCTGTGAAGGGTACAGTAGTGTCTGTGAAGGGTACAGTGGGTACGGTAGTGTCTGTGAAGGGTACAGTGGGTACGGCAGTGTCTGTGAAGGGTACAGTAGTGTCTGTGAAGGGTACAGTGGGTACGGCAGTGTCTGTGAAGGGTACAGTAGTGTCTGTGAAGGGTACAGTGGGTATGGTAGTGTCTGTGAAGGGTACAGTGGGTACGGCAGTGTCTGTGAAGGGTACAGTGGGTATGACAGTGTCTGTGAAGGGTACAGTGGGTACGGTAGTGTCTGTGAAGGGTACAGTGGGTACGGCAGTGTCTGTGAAGGGTACAGTGGGTACGGTAGTGTCTGTGAAGGGTACAGTGGGTACGGCAGTGTCTGTGAAGGGTACAGTAGTGTCTGTGAAGGGTACAGTGGGTATGGTAGTGTCTGTGAAGGGTACAGTGGGTACGGCAGTGTCTGTGAAGGGTACAGTGGGTATGACAGTGTCTGTGAAGGGTACAGTGGGTACGGTAGTGTCTGTGAAGGGTACAGTGGGTACGGTAGTGTCTGTGAAGGGTACAGTGGGTACGGCAGTGTCTGTGAAGAGTACAGTGGGTACGACAGTGTCTGTGAAGGGTACAGTGGGTACGGCAGTGTCTGTGAAGGGTACAGTGGGTACAGAAGTGCATGTGAAGGGTACAGTGGGTACAGAAGTGCATGTGAAGGGTACAGTGGGTACAGAAGTGCATGTGTAG